In Solanum pennellii chromosome 7, SPENNV200, the following are encoded in one genomic region:
- the LOC107025532 gene encoding S-type anion channel SLAH1-like has product MDTKESQKNNFSSILSRFHAGYFRISLSLCSQALLWKTLSDPSDDIHKIRNIFRMLPSAAFILLWSLALFSLISLSLLYLLRIFFHFDMVKREFLHHVGVNYLYAPWISWLMLLQATPFFKHEGVCFFILWWIFIVPILALDIKIYGQWITKGKRFLSGVANPTSQLSVIGNLVGARAAAEMGWNESALLLFAVGMSHYLVLFVTLYQRLPGSSSIPAMLRPVFFLFLAAPSMASLAWNSIHGKFDSSSKMLFFLSIFLFLSLVSRPALFKRSMRKFNVSWWAYSFPLTVMAMASTKYAQEMKNTASHILMLLLSALSVIVSLVLMIFTALNSTSLLPCDADESMHCISINQRTSIV; this is encoded by the exons atggataccaaagaatctcaaaaaaataatttttcatcaatattaaGTAGATTTCATGCTGGTTATTTTAGAATAAGCCTTTCTTTATGTAGCCAAGCGTTACTATGGAAAACGTTAAGTGATCCATCGGACGATATTCATAAAATTCGAAATATTTTTCGTATGCTTCCTTCTGCAGCTTTCATTCTTCTATGGTCTTTAGCTTTATTCTCATTAATTTCACTCTCTTTACTATATCTTCTTcgcattttctttcattttgacATGGTTAAACGCGAATTCTTGCACCACGTTGGTGTAAATTACCTTTACGCCCCTTGGATATCGTGGCTTATGTTGCTACAAGCAACTCCATTCTTCAAACATGAAGGGGTTTGTTTTTTTATACTTTGGTGGATATTCATCGTACCAATATTAGCATTAGATATTAAGATATATGGACAATGGATTACAAAGGGCAAGCGTTTTCTATCAGGAGTCGCGAACCCTACTAGTCAATTATCGGTTATTGGTAATTTGGTTGGAGCAAGGGCAGCTGCTGAAATGGGATGGAATGAGAGTGCATTATTGTTGTTTGCAGTTGGAATGTCACATTATTTAGTGTTATTTGTAACACTTTATCAAAGGTTACCAGGAAGTAGTTCAATTCCAGCTATGTTAAGGCCAGtattcttcttgtttttagCTGCTCCTAGCATGGCTAGCTTGGCATGGAATTCTATTCATGGAAAATTTGATTCTTCATCCAAGATGCTATTCTTCCTCTCCATTTTCCTCTTCCTCTCACTG GTATCAAGACCAGCCTTATTTAAGAGATCAATGAGGAAATTTAATGTATCATGGTGGGCATATTCTTTTCCTTTAACAGTTATGGCTATGGCATCAACAAAATATGCTCAAGAAATGAAGAATACTGCTTCACACATATTAATGTTGCTTTTATCTGCACTATCAGTCATAGTATCACTTGTCTTAATGATTTTTACTGCCTTAAATTCCACTTCACTTTTACCTTGTGATGCTGATGAATCAATGCACTGCATTAGTATTAATCAACGTACatcaattgtataa